A segment of the Lolium perenne isolate Kyuss_39 chromosome 3, Kyuss_2.0, whole genome shotgun sequence genome:
AGCTACTCATTTGTATGAAATTCTTATTGCAAAGCAACACCTCACGTCACACTGAAACTGAAAAAAGAAATCCTCAGTTCAATTTATAGTACACAGAGGAACACATCCATGTTAAGTTTCTTTTATACATGGTTTGCTCCAAGTCTGACCTGAATTGATATCACAACCAAGTTTTGCATTGATTGAACTAAGTGAGAGATAATCTTTTCCGTATAGTTTCAATTGGTACTCATGAACTAAACAGAAACACTTTGTGGAGCCCAATGTCCATGAATATGATTGACTGAAAGCATGAAATGTTTCTAGAGTAGTAAAACTTATTCAACCACGACCACTAATAGGAAACCCGCTACGTGAACTCGCCTCGAGAACACAGTACGGGGCAAAAACCTACTAGCAGTGCCAGGCCTAGACTAAAAAATTTAGAAGTAAACGTTGGCAGAACAACCAACAACATAAACCAGCACAAAATGTTCTTAAATGCTgacgcagcagcagcaatttctgaAAACCCACACCAGTAGCCCCCTTTTAGCATCAGCAAACAGCAACCGGACTTGTATCTCTTCTAATCTTCATTTTTCTTGTTGTTTTCGTGGTTCTTCATTCAGTGGAGAATCTACTATGAGAGCTGGGAGTTCTTTCCTGAACTTGTCAATGTCGGCCTGCATAGTTAGGTGGAGACAGTTCAATACTTCTTGCAGTtttaatttcgtttggttgaaatAATTCTGAACGGCATACCTGTGTAAAATTTTGTGATAGCTCGTGTCCTATCCAGTTTGCCATGTTCTTGAGCGCATAGAGTCCACATGAAATCCTGCAAAAAAATCATGTAGATTGTATTGTAATCAATATTTAAAGTAGGAACTAGAAATCTTAAAGGTGTGGTTATAATATAATGCAATGTACCCGTCTTTTTGTTGTGGCACATTCTTGACAACTTGAACTGGCCAACTATTAACGGCGTAATCAGGCCAGCTATCACTCTTTTCGCAGTCGTGTCGAGATGTTACGTCCAGATGTGCTTCCATTCCTTTGAGCTGTAAGTATGAAAATATAATATTAATTAGCTTAGCACAATTGTTTATAGCAACGGTTCAATGGACTTACCATATTTTGTAGTTCTGGGTGGGCTTTTTTGAAGTTTTTTGTTTGTTTACGCATGGAGTCCAAAACTTGTATTAGTCTCTCTTCAGGATTCACATTGACCACGTACCAGTGTATATTCTCATAGTTCACTGGTAGACAAATCTGTAGCAAAAACATAATTAGCGATCGAGCATCTGAAAATATAACGTATAGAACTGCAACAATGAGACTTACCATGTCATGGGAAATGTACACTTTTCCCATGTTAGTACCATGATTCTTGTTTCGTACATCCCTGTTATATGCATCACTTCTGCCATCTCGAACTAGTAAGTCCACTCTCGATGCCCTCTCCATGTAGACAGTGCGACCTGCCCTTATTTCTGGAATGGGGCGCATGTGTTGCATCCATGTTATGATTGTATCCATGACCTGAATGGCACCACAATAACAAGTTAGCATTCATGACGAAAAAATACAAACTGACTATATTTCATAATTAAGCACTTACAGGGGTGTGCAACCATCGTTCCGTACATGTGTCAATTGCGGGAGATGTTAGACAGCTGAGTTCCTCTTTATTCAGTGTCAAATCATCTATGTGCACAAGTATTTTGTTTTCCGGTGATGCATTGATATAGTCAATGACCTCACCTTGCACATCTTCAACTCGAGTAGTACTATATGATTTTGTACTACTAGTTTTTGGAGTATTTTTTGGTTTTCTAGGTGGCTTAGAGTCTCCGTAGTACACGAAGTCACTATTCTTACATGTCGATGTCTTTTTTCTTTGTTCTCTTCTCTGTGGTACTGAGGTGTCATCCCCTATCCTGATCTTCTTTTTGGGTGAGGAGAGGACGTTGTCACTTGGCCTTTTATTTTTGATGTTGTTCGTATCAGTACGCTGTAGGTAAGATGTAGGAGTTCATTAGAAAAGGTTTGTATTTACTATCACGAATAGTGTAGCCATTTACCTCGAAATCTTGGTTCAAGTCACGGACAGGCATGGGGGAGGTTCTGTCCGGGCTGAAGTGCTTGTATTCTCTGTACTCATAGTCATACGTCGATGGTCCACGCTCAAAGTCATCGTAGTCCTGCATGAATCCATGCATAAATTTTACTCCTTTGTATATGTAGCGGAAAAGTACTGTGGTGCATTTCAATAAGTTTGAGTCTTACGTTGGCTCGTTGCTGACAAAAGGCATCTAGCTTCTCTTCAAATCTATAAAGATAATCCCCATGCTCTTCGATCTTTATGCGAGTCAGTAAGTTATCATGCATTACAGCACGTCTCATGTTGAGGATCGACTCGTGCAGCTTTAGCACCAACTGTAGACGAATGAAATTATAGATTATTAAGTGGTTTTATAGGAAGGAAAACTAGAATGTAGGATTAAGAAAATACCTTTGAATCTGTTGGCGGCAAGTCGTCAAACGAAGGTAATGGTGATGACGGCCTGGGAGGCTCCCAAGCCTCCTTTAGATCAAAAACGTACTGAAAAAGATAGATGTCATAGTTTATTTATATACATTTTCAGTAATAAATAATACGGGCACTATAGAACATGTGTACCTCTCCAGCGTCACGACCGTGCTCATTTAAAATGGCACAGACCTTGCGTGCCTTTTTCTCATCCCAGTATTGGAGAAGCGGTGCCTCACGTCCTGTATAATCGATTGAAGCATCAAGTCTGTCCAGACGGAATTTTTCCCAAAACCAAAACTGCAAAAAAATGTATGCATAGTTATTCACCGATTGTGCAGCACCTGGATGCATGTAATATGTTCAAAAAACATATGAAAAATTATACCTGCAACAAAGGAAGATTCCCCTCGAGGTTTACAATACCCTGAAGGCCTCTTTCTGGATCTTTAAGTGCTGCATTATACTGCTTTACAGACTTAACTAGATGATTAAGTGATAATCTGGCAAGGTCTATCACCAAGATTGCTTCCCTGCTAACTACATATGGCATATAATCTACACTGACCCAACGTTGGGTAGTTGGGCATAGAATACACCCGATTGTGTACAAAATAAATGCCTGAAGGAAAGGCAGCTCATCACTTAATGTTTTAATTCCTTTTCTAATTGTCTGCTCCAATTCTGGGAAAGGTATTCACCgctttttattttgctttatctcCTCGAACATCTCTATCACTTCTGGTCTCAGAGGTGCTCTTACCCGTGCAGGAAGACCAAATAAGTGTTCAAACTCCTGTAAGGTCAACTGAGCCATATCATCCCTACCAAAAACAAATGCATCTAGTTCAGATTTGTATCGCTCTGCGATCCATCTGCATAAGTTTCGACGGATTTTGACGGGAGGAATGCGCAG
Coding sequences within it:
- the LOC127340456 gene encoding uncharacterized protein, coding for MPYVVSREAILVIDLARLSLNHLVKSVKQYNAALKDPERGLQGIVNLEGNLPLLQFWFWEKFRLDRLDASIDYTGREAPLLQYWDEKKARKVCAILNEHGRDAGEYVFDLKEAWEPPRPSSPLPSFDDLPPTDSKLVLKLHESILNMRRAVMHDNLLTRIKIEEHGDYLYRFEEKLDAFCQQRANVRLKLIEMHHSTFPLHIQRSKIYAWIHAGLR
- the LOC127345879 gene encoding putative ubiquitin-like-specific protease 1B is translated as MLTCYCGAIQVMDTIITWMQHMRPIPEIRAGRTVYMERASRVDLLVRDGRSDAYNRDVRNKNHGTNMGKVYISHDMICLPVNYENIHWYVVNVNPEERLIQVLDSMRKQTKNFKKAHPELQNMLKGMEAHLDVTSRHDCEKSDSWPDYAVNSWPVQVVKNVPQQKDGISCGLYALKNMANWIGHELSQNFTQADIDKFRKELPALIVDSPLNEEPRKQQEK